A window from Phaenicophaeus curvirostris isolate KB17595 chromosome 13, BPBGC_Pcur_1.0, whole genome shotgun sequence encodes these proteins:
- the SNX12 gene encoding sorting nexin-12, with amino-acid sequence MSEAAVADTRRLNAKPQDLTDAYGPPSNFLEIDIFNPQTVGMGRARYTSYELRMRTNLPIFKLKESCVRRRYSDFEWLKNELERDSKIVVPPLPGKALKRQLPFRGDEGIFEESFIEERRQGLEQFINKIAGHPLAQNERCLHMFLQEETIDRNYVPGKVRQ; translated from the exons ATGTCGGAGGCGGCGGTGGCGGACACCCGGCGGCTGAACGCCAAGCCGCAGGACCTGACGGACGCGTACGGGCCCCCCAGCAACTTCCTCGAGATCGACATCTTCAACCCGCAGACCGTGGGCATGGGCCGCGCCAGATACACCAGCTACGAGCTCCGCATGCGg ACAAACCTCCCAATCTTCAAATTGAAGGAGTCATGTGTGAGGAGACGATACAGTGACTTTGAATGGCTGAAGAATGAGCTGGAACGAGACAGTAAG ATTGTAGTGCCACCGCTGCCTGGAAAGGCTTTGAAACGACAGCTTCCCTTCCGAGGAGACGAAGGCATCTTTGAGGAGTCTTTCATTGAGGAGCGGAGGCAGGGACTAGAGCAGTTTATTAACAA AATTGCTGGACACCCACTGGCACAGAATGAGCGCTGCTTACATATGTTCCTGCAAGAGGAGACTATCGATAGGAATTACGTCCCAGGGAAAGTGCGCCAGTAG